Proteins encoded in a region of the Gigantopelta aegis isolate Gae_Host chromosome 13, Gae_host_genome, whole genome shotgun sequence genome:
- the LOC121387116 gene encoding multiple epidermal growth factor-like domains protein 11 encodes MCMNRKCMDSSGSCDHMTGECVSGCKRGYQSVDCTEPCSVGTYGYNCNASCDYRHGSGNQDCDKFFGTCTQGCLSGWELPNCEVECFDGTYGPECRFICSERHCKGDSTSCDTQTGTCLNDCQSGLKTTSCIVACDTGTYGPDCQLSCSQRHCQDDAASCDHVTGSCGGPCKDDWKEIDCTGCTGAYGPGCNSPCSARHCEADDAPCDHVTGSCNGPCSAGWQGDTCTDKCDTGKYGDNCAMYCAARNCRDSDVCPIEDGQCVSGCISGFHRVDCVRGKNIISDQRMNGYIFNNTPTRKHTSAIGYQTGLRIG; translated from the exons ATGTGTATGAACCGGAAATGTATGGATAGTTCCGGTTCCTGTGACCACATGACTGGGGAGTGTGTTAGTGGATGCAAACGAGGATATCAGTCTGTGGATTGTACCGAGC CTTGTTCTGTTGGAACATATGGCTACAACTGCAACGCGTCATGTGATTATCGACACGGCAGTGGTAATCAAGACTGTGACAAATTCTTTGGGACCTGTACTCAGGGATGTCTGAGTGGCTGGGAATTGCCAAACTGCGAAGTTG AATGCTTTGATGGCACGTATGGACCTGAATGTAGATTCATCTGTAGTGAAAGACACTGCAAAGGAGACAGTACGTCATGTGATACACAAACTGGAACTTGTCTTAATGATTGTCAGTCCGGATTGAAGACAACAAGTTGTATCGTAG CATGTGACACTGGTACATACGGCCCAGACTGTCAGTTATCCTGCTCACAGAGACATTGTCAGGACGACGCTGCCAGTTGTGACCATGTTACTGGTTCCTGTGGAGGACCATGCAAGGACGATTGGAAGGAAATAGACTGTACAG GATGTACAGGGGCATATGGCCCAGGATGCAATTCGCCATGCAGCGCCAGACACTGTGAAGCTGATGACGCGCCATGTGATCACGTGACTGGATCATGTAATGGACCATGTAGTGCTGGTTGGCAAGGAGATACGTGTACTGACA AATGTGACACTGGTAAATACGGTGATAACTGTGCCATGTACTGTGCCGCCAGAAACTGCAGAGACAGTGATGTCTGTCCTATTGAAGACGGGCAATGTGTAAGTGGATGCATCTCTGGATTTCATAGAGTGGACTGCGTGCGAGGTAAGAATATTATCAGTGATCAGAGAATGAATGGATACATCTTCaacaacaccccaacacgaaaacacacatcggctattgggtatcaaacaggTTTACGAATAGGATAA